The following coding sequences are from one Streptomyces venezuelae window:
- a CDS encoding ABC transporter ATP-binding protein — protein MGSVEHVIETHALTKRYGKHLAVDRLDLTIPVGSVFGFLGPNGSGKTTTIRMLMGLIEPTSGRAQVLGRPMPRSTRSVLPHVGALIEGPALYGFLSGRDNLLRYDSADPTADPRTRRARAEAALDRVGLTAAAGKKAKAYSLGMKQRLGLAAALLQPRRLLVLDEPTNGLDPQGMREIRTLVRELAAEGTTVFLSSHLLDEIEQVCTHAAVMTRGRLITQGPVAELAAGARGRLVVTTPDAGDAARVLKEHGVTDLVVSDDRVTGEPPAQDGSGQEMELAELNAALVGAGVRVRGFGLERASLEDAFVALTGEGFDVAG, from the coding sequence GTGGGCTCCGTGGAGCACGTCATCGAGACGCACGCGCTGACCAAGCGGTACGGAAAGCACCTCGCTGTCGACCGGCTCGACCTCACCATCCCCGTAGGCAGCGTTTTCGGTTTCCTCGGGCCGAACGGCTCGGGCAAGACCACCACGATCCGCATGCTGATGGGCCTCATCGAGCCGACCTCCGGCCGCGCCCAGGTCCTCGGCCGCCCCATGCCACGCTCCACGCGCAGTGTGCTGCCGCACGTAGGGGCGCTCATCGAGGGACCCGCCCTGTACGGCTTTCTGTCGGGCCGCGACAACCTCCTGCGGTACGACTCCGCGGACCCGACCGCCGACCCGCGGACGCGCCGCGCACGGGCCGAGGCGGCACTGGACCGGGTCGGGCTCACCGCGGCCGCCGGCAAGAAGGCGAAGGCGTACTCCCTCGGTATGAAGCAGCGGCTCGGGCTCGCGGCGGCGCTGCTCCAGCCGCGCAGGCTCCTCGTCCTCGACGAACCGACGAACGGCCTCGACCCGCAGGGCATGCGCGAGATCCGCACCCTGGTGCGGGAGCTGGCGGCCGAGGGCACGACCGTCTTCCTCTCCTCGCACCTCCTCGACGAGATCGAACAGGTCTGCACGCACGCGGCCGTGATGACGCGGGGCCGCCTCATCACGCAGGGTCCTGTCGCGGAGCTCGCGGCCGGTGCGCGCGGCAGGCTCGTCGTGACGACACCGGACGCAGGCGACGCGGCGCGCGTCCTGAAGGAGCACGGCGTGACGGACCTCGTCGTGTCGGACGACCGCGTCACGGGCGAACCACCGGCTCAGGACGGGTCCGGCCAGGAAATGGAGCTGGCCGAGTTGAACGCGGCACTGGTCGGTGCGGGCGTACGCGTCCGCGGCTTCGGACTCGAACGGGCCTCTCTCGAGGATGCGTTTGTGGCACTGACGGGGGAGGGGTTCGATGTCGCGGGCTGA
- a CDS encoding ABC transporter permease codes for MSRAETVEAAGVTEGESTSDPASAGAGRETRWIWTLGLFRSELGITFRRWRTLALLGVLAAVPILVGIAVKIETSDGSTIGGGGEEGGPAFIAQITNNGLFLVFTALAATLPVFLPMAIGVVAGDAVAGEASAGTLRYLLVAPAGRTRLLLVKYATTLTFCLVATLVVAASALATGALLFPLGEVTTISGTRMSFGEGLLRALMIALVVAVSLIGVAALGLFVSTLTSSGIAAMATTVGLLITVQILDQIPQLHALHPYFFSHYWLSFADLMREPVYWDDIIKNLQMQGLYAAVFGSAAWARFGAKDVMA; via the coding sequence ATGTCGCGGGCTGAGACGGTCGAGGCGGCCGGGGTCACGGAAGGCGAGAGCACCTCCGACCCGGCGTCGGCGGGTGCCGGGCGGGAGACGCGGTGGATCTGGACGCTCGGCCTGTTCCGCAGCGAGCTGGGGATCACCTTCCGCCGCTGGCGGACCCTCGCACTGCTCGGCGTGCTGGCCGCCGTGCCGATCCTCGTCGGCATCGCTGTCAAGATCGAGACCAGCGACGGCTCCACGATCGGCGGAGGCGGTGAGGAAGGCGGGCCCGCTTTCATCGCACAGATCACCAACAACGGCCTGTTCCTGGTCTTCACGGCCCTCGCCGCGACCCTGCCGGTCTTCCTGCCGATGGCGATCGGTGTCGTCGCGGGGGACGCGGTCGCGGGTGAGGCCAGCGCGGGCACGCTGCGCTACCTGCTCGTCGCGCCCGCGGGGCGGACCCGGCTGCTCCTCGTGAAGTACGCGACCACGCTGACGTTCTGCCTGGTCGCGACTCTGGTCGTGGCCGCGTCCGCGCTCGCGACCGGTGCGCTGCTCTTCCCGCTCGGCGAGGTCACCACGATCTCCGGCACCCGTATGAGCTTCGGTGAAGGGCTGCTGAGAGCCCTGATGATCGCCTTGGTGGTCGCCGTGTCACTGATCGGGGTGGCGGCGCTCGGGCTGTTCGTGTCGACGCTCACGAGCAGCGGCATCGCCGCCATGGCGACGACCGTCGGCCTGCTGATCACGGTCCAGATCCTGGACCAGATCCCGCAGCTCCACGCCCTCCACCCGTACTTCTTCTCGCACTACTGGCTGTCCTTCGCCGATCTGATGCGTGAGCCCGTCTACTGGGACGACATCATCAAGAACCTGCAGATGCAGGGGCTGTACGCGGCCGTGTTCGGCTCGGCCGCGTGGGCACGGTTCGGGGCGAAGGACGTCATGGCGTAG
- a CDS encoding flavodoxin family protein: MTRKFLFVLGSARPEGNSEILARKAAEQLPSDVEQRWLNLADLPLPDFEDRRHDDSRPRARPRPVGDNEAELLDATLEATDIVIVSPLYWYSLSATVKRYLDYWDAWLETPEVAFQDTLKGRTLWGVTALAHREEEVAEPLIGTLRNTAAFFPMHFGGVLLGNGTRPGHVLEDAEALARAKTFFAQEPPLARYPYDS; the protein is encoded by the coding sequence ATGACCCGCAAGTTCCTCTTCGTCCTCGGCAGCGCACGCCCCGAGGGCAACTCCGAGATCCTGGCCCGCAAGGCGGCCGAGCAGCTCCCCTCCGACGTAGAGCAGCGCTGGCTGAACCTGGCGGATCTGCCCCTGCCCGACTTCGAGGACCGGCGCCACGACGACAGCCGCCCCCGGGCACGCCCCCGCCCCGTCGGCGACAACGAAGCGGAGCTTCTGGACGCCACTCTGGAGGCCACGGACATCGTCATCGTGTCGCCCCTGTACTGGTACTCCCTCTCGGCCACCGTGAAGCGTTACCTCGACTACTGGGACGCATGGCTGGAGACTCCTGAGGTCGCCTTCCAGGACACCCTCAAGGGCCGCACCCTGTGGGGCGTCACTGCACTCGCGCACCGTGAGGAGGAGGTCGCCGAGCCGCTGATCGGCACGCTCCGCAACACGGCCGCCTTCTTCCCCATGCACTTCGGCGGCGTCCTGCTGGGCAACGGCACCAGGCCCGGCCACGTCCTGGAGGACGCCGAGGCCCTGGCGCGCGCCAAGACCTTCTTCGCCCAGGAGCCGCCGCTGGCCCGCTACCCCTACGACAGCTGA
- a CDS encoding M28 family metallopeptidase, translating into MKLSVPGRTAAAAAIAVAGLLTTTAISNAAPAPKAAAPKTDVPQTAAHKATSKAAAAPDISVDNVKAHLADLQSVADANGGNRAHGSAGYKASVDQLKKKLDGAGFTTSVQEFTAGGKTGYNLIADWPGGDDGQVVMAGAHLDSVSDGPGINDNGSGSAAILETALTVAREKYQPKKHLRFAWWGAEEIGMVGSSHYVDSLAGGDRSKISAYLNFDMLSSPNAGYFVYDDDPTIEKTFKDYYAGKNVATEPDDEGDGRSDHAPFQQAGVPVGGLFSGAETTKSAEQAEKWGGTPGEAFDKCYHSSCDGVSNIDGTALDRNTDAVAYAVWGLSS; encoded by the coding sequence ATGAAACTCTCCGTTCCCGGACGTACCGCCGCGGCCGCAGCCATAGCCGTCGCCGGACTCCTGACGACCACCGCGATATCCAACGCGGCACCCGCTCCGAAGGCGGCTGCCCCAAAGACGGATGTCCCGCAGACAGCTGCCCACAAGGCCACCTCCAAGGCAGCCGCCGCCCCCGACATCTCCGTCGACAACGTCAAGGCCCACCTCGCCGACCTCCAGTCCGTCGCGGACGCCAACGGCGGCAACAGGGCGCACGGCAGCGCCGGGTACAAGGCGTCCGTCGACCAGCTGAAGAAGAAGCTCGACGGAGCCGGATTCACCACCTCCGTCCAGGAGTTCACGGCAGGCGGCAAGACCGGCTACAACCTGATCGCCGACTGGCCCGGCGGTGACGACGGGCAGGTCGTCATGGCCGGCGCCCACCTCGACAGCGTCTCCGACGGACCCGGCATCAATGACAACGGATCCGGCTCGGCCGCCATCCTGGAGACCGCGCTCACGGTGGCCCGGGAGAAGTACCAGCCCAAGAAGCACCTGCGCTTCGCGTGGTGGGGCGCCGAGGAGATCGGAATGGTCGGCTCCTCGCACTACGTCGACAGCCTGGCCGGTGGCGACCGTTCAAAGATCAGCGCCTACCTGAACTTCGACATGCTCAGCTCCCCGAACGCGGGCTACTTCGTCTACGACGACGACCCCACGATCGAGAAGACCTTCAAGGACTACTACGCGGGCAAGAACGTCGCCACGGAGCCCGACGACGAGGGTGACGGACGCTCCGACCACGCGCCGTTCCAGCAGGCGGGCGTGCCGGTCGGCGGGCTGTTCAGCGGCGCCGAGACCACCAAGTCGGCCGAGCAGGCGGAGAAGTGGGGCGGGACGCCGGGAGAGGCGTTCGACAAGTGCTACCACTCGTCCTGCGACGGCGTGTCGAACATCGACGGGACCGCGCTCGACCGCAACACTGACGCGGTCGCGTACGCGGTGTGGGGACTGTCTTCATAG
- a CDS encoding VOC family protein has product MTTLHWKLVIDAADPHAQAAFWAETLGYEIEDNSALIERLLGLGAAPEAATLEFRGRRAWRDLIAVRHPDDPYDEASGTGLGRRILFQRVPEAKTGKNRLHIDVHSEPGTRADQVTRLEALGATVERHVKEPGGEWVLMTDPEGNEFCVH; this is encoded by the coding sequence ATGACCACCTTGCACTGGAAGCTCGTCATCGACGCCGCCGACCCGCACGCCCAAGCCGCTTTCTGGGCGGAGACGTTGGGCTACGAGATCGAGGACAACAGCGCGCTGATCGAGCGCCTGCTCGGCCTCGGCGCCGCCCCCGAAGCCGCGACCCTCGAGTTCCGCGGCCGCCGTGCCTGGCGGGACCTGATCGCCGTCCGGCACCCCGACGACCCGTACGACGAGGCGAGCGGTACCGGTCTCGGCCGCCGGATCCTCTTCCAACGCGTGCCCGAGGCCAAGACCGGCAAGAACCGACTCCACATCGACGTGCACAGCGAGCCGGGGACCCGTGCGGACCAGGTGACCCGCCTTGAAGCGCTCGGCGCCACCGTGGAACGGCACGTCAAGGAGCCGGGAGGCGAGTGGGTGCTCATGACGGACCCGGAGGGGAACGAGTTCTGTGTGCACTGA
- the rarD gene encoding EamA family transporter RarD: MWGLVPLFWPLLKPAGAAEILAHRMAWSLVVVGIALLFIRRWDWARELLRQPRRLGLVTIAAAVITVNWGVYIWSVNSGHVVEASLGYFINPLVTIAMGVLLLGERLRPVQWAAVGVGFAAVLVLAFGYGRPPWISLCLAFTFATYGLVKKKVNLGGLESLAAETAVQFLPAVGYLVWLATQGDIVFGTEGAGHAALLAATGVVTAAPLVCFGAAAIRVPLSTLGLLQYLAPVFQFLLGILYFHEAMPPERWAGFALVWLALSLLTWDALRTARRNASRLAAARVAATAAGTSSATATATGATGATASVVEAGGTQSAPTHRPGPELAGEATGDRGRP, encoded by the coding sequence ATGTGGGGCCTCGTCCCCCTCTTCTGGCCGCTCCTCAAACCGGCGGGCGCCGCGGAGATCCTCGCCCACCGGATGGCCTGGTCCCTCGTGGTGGTGGGCATCGCGCTGCTCTTCATACGTCGCTGGGACTGGGCGCGCGAGCTGCTCCGCCAGCCGCGCAGGCTGGGACTGGTGACGATCGCCGCGGCGGTCATCACCGTCAACTGGGGCGTCTACATCTGGTCCGTGAACTCCGGCCACGTCGTCGAAGCCTCCCTCGGCTACTTCATCAACCCGCTCGTCACCATCGCCATGGGCGTCCTGCTCCTCGGCGAGCGGCTGCGGCCGGTGCAGTGGGCGGCGGTCGGCGTCGGCTTCGCCGCGGTGCTCGTCCTCGCGTTCGGCTATGGCAGGCCGCCGTGGATCTCCCTCTGCCTCGCCTTCACCTTCGCGACGTACGGGCTGGTGAAGAAGAAGGTCAACCTCGGCGGCCTGGAGTCCCTCGCCGCCGAGACCGCCGTCCAGTTCCTGCCGGCCGTCGGCTACCTGGTGTGGCTCGCCACACAGGGCGACATCGTCTTCGGCACGGAGGGTGCGGGGCACGCGGCGCTGCTCGCGGCGACCGGCGTCGTGACCGCCGCGCCTTTGGTCTGCTTCGGAGCGGCGGCCATCCGTGTACCGCTCTCGACGCTGGGTCTCCTCCAATACCTCGCTCCCGTCTTCCAGTTCCTTCTCGGCATCCTGTACTTCCACGAGGCCATGCCCCCCGAGCGCTGGGCGGGCTTCGCCCTGGTCTGGCTCGCCCTCTCCCTCCTGACCTGGGACGCCCTCCGCACGGCCCGCCGCAACGCGTCCCGCCTCGCGGCGGCGCGGGTGGCGGCGACGGCGGCGGGTACGTCTTCGGCCACGGCAACCGCGACGGGGGCGACGGGGGCGACGGCGTCGGTGGTTGAGGCGGGAGGCACGCAGTCCGCTCCCACTCACCGCCCAGGACCTGAACTTGCGGGTGAAGCAACGGGAGACCGTGGCCGCCCGTGA
- a CDS encoding SDR family oxidoreductase — MSIVVTGATGNLGRLVIEGLLAAQVPAGDIAAVVRDKSKAADLAERGIELRIADYNAPETLSGVFAAGERVLMISGSEVGQRVPQHRAIVDAASTANVALLAYTSILGGPDADFELAAEHNVTEQLILDSGLPYTFLRNGWYHENYTEHLAPVLEHGAVVASAGEGRVASASRADYAAAAVAVLTGEGHEGQVYELSGDVAWSFAEYAAEIAAQSGKDISYANVPAEQHLAVLTGAGLPEPLAAVLVDVDAGIARGRLARTTGELARLIGRPTTPMSEAIAAALEGLNRQS, encoded by the coding sequence ATGAGCATCGTCGTCACCGGAGCCACCGGAAACCTCGGCCGTCTCGTCATCGAGGGGCTGCTCGCCGCCCAGGTCCCCGCCGGGGACATCGCGGCCGTCGTACGCGACAAGAGCAAGGCCGCGGACCTCGCCGAGCGCGGCATCGAGCTGCGGATCGCCGACTACAACGCCCCGGAGACCCTGTCCGGCGTCTTCGCCGCAGGCGAGCGGGTACTGATGATCTCCGGCAGCGAGGTCGGGCAGCGCGTGCCGCAGCACCGCGCGATCGTCGACGCCGCGAGCACGGCGAACGTCGCGCTCCTCGCCTACACGAGCATCCTCGGCGGTCCCGACGCCGACTTCGAGTTGGCGGCCGAGCACAACGTCACCGAACAGCTCATCCTCGACTCCGGCCTGCCCTACACCTTCCTTCGCAACGGCTGGTACCACGAGAACTACACCGAGCACCTCGCCCCGGTCCTCGAGCACGGCGCCGTCGTCGCCTCCGCGGGCGAGGGCCGGGTCGCCTCCGCCTCCCGCGCCGACTACGCAGCGGCCGCCGTCGCCGTCCTGACCGGCGAGGGCCACGAGGGCCAGGTGTACGAACTGAGCGGCGACGTCGCGTGGAGCTTCGCCGAATACGCCGCGGAGATCGCCGCCCAGAGCGGCAAGGACATCTCGTACGCGAACGTTCCCGCCGAGCAGCACCTCGCCGTACTGACCGGCGCCGGCCTGCCGGAGCCGTTGGCCGCTGTCCTCGTCGATGTGGACGCGGGGATCGCGCGGGGCCGCCTGGCCCGGACGACCGGGGAGCTGGCGCGCCTGATCGGCCGCCCCACGACGCCGATGTCCGAGGCCATCGCGGCGGCGCTCGAAGGCCTGAACCGCCAGTCATGA
- a CDS encoding winged helix-turn-helix transcriptional regulator — protein sequence MNVSTWNVAGEDMCPHRLVLEHVTSRWGVLVLLALEERSYRFSELRRHIGRVSEKMLAQTLQTLERDGLVHRDAKPVIPPRVDYSLTALGREAAAQVRALSAWTDRRMGDVQKAREAYDQKARQAYDEARS from the coding sequence ATGAACGTAAGCACGTGGAATGTCGCCGGTGAGGACATGTGTCCCCACCGGCTCGTTCTGGAACATGTGACGAGCCGGTGGGGCGTCCTCGTCCTGCTCGCCCTGGAGGAGCGCTCGTACCGGTTCAGCGAGCTGCGGCGGCACATAGGCCGCGTCAGCGAGAAGATGCTGGCGCAGACATTGCAGACCCTGGAGCGCGACGGCCTCGTGCACCGCGACGCCAAGCCGGTCATCCCGCCCCGCGTCGACTACTCCCTCACGGCGCTCGGCCGCGAGGCGGCAGCGCAGGTCAGGGCCCTCTCGGCCTGGACCGACCGGCGCATGGGCGACGTACAGAAGGCACGGGAGGCGTACGACCAGAAGGCGCGGCAGGCATACGACGAGGCCCGGTCCTGA
- a CDS encoding 2-oxoacid:ferredoxin oxidoreductase subunit beta, with product MKTAGPEGTGSTIEALSLVPKAEAQQSMKDFKSDQEVRWCPGCGDYAVLAAVQSFMPQLGLAKENIVFVSGIGCSSRFPYYMNTYGMHSIHGRAPAIATGLASSRRDLSVWVVTGDGDALSIGGNHLIHALRRNVNLKILLFNNRIYGLTKGQYSPTSEVGKITKSTPMGSLDAPFNPVSLAIGAEASFVARTVDSDRKHLTEVLREAAEHPGTALVEIYQNCNIFNDGAFEVLKDKQQAEEAVIRLEHGQPIRFGTERSKGVVRDAVTGDLKVVAVTPENEGDILVHDAHSTSPTTAFALSRLADPDTLHHTPIGVFRNIERPVYDTLMADQLDTAIEQNGKGDLAALLAGGDTWTVVG from the coding sequence ATGAAAACGGCCGGGCCGGAGGGGACCGGGAGCACGATCGAAGCGCTTTCCCTGGTGCCCAAGGCCGAGGCCCAGCAGTCCATGAAGGACTTCAAGTCCGACCAGGAGGTGCGCTGGTGCCCCGGCTGCGGTGACTACGCCGTGCTGGCCGCGGTGCAGAGCTTCATGCCGCAGCTGGGTCTGGCGAAGGAGAACATCGTCTTCGTCTCGGGCATCGGCTGCTCCTCCCGCTTCCCGTACTACATGAACACGTACGGGATGCACTCCATCCACGGCCGTGCCCCGGCCATCGCCACCGGCCTCGCGTCGTCGCGGCGGGATCTGAGCGTGTGGGTGGTCACCGGTGACGGCGACGCGCTGTCCATCGGCGGCAACCACCTGATCCACGCCCTGCGCCGCAACGTGAACCTGAAGATCTTGCTGTTCAACAACCGGATCTACGGCCTCACCAAGGGCCAGTACAGCCCCACGTCGGAAGTCGGCAAGATCACGAAGTCGACGCCGATGGGTTCCCTGGACGCACCCTTCAACCCGGTCTCGCTGGCCATCGGCGCCGAGGCGTCGTTCGTGGCGCGCACGGTGGACTCCGACCGCAAGCACCTCACCGAGGTGCTGCGCGAGGCCGCCGAACACCCCGGCACGGCGCTCGTGGAGATCTACCAGAACTGCAACATCTTCAACGACGGCGCCTTCGAGGTCCTCAAGGACAAGCAGCAGGCGGAGGAGGCGGTGATCCGTCTCGAGCACGGGCAGCCCATCCGCTTCGGCACCGAACGGTCGAAGGGTGTCGTACGTGACGCGGTGACCGGTGACCTCAAGGTCGTCGCCGTCACACCGGAGAACGAGGGCGACATCCTGGTCCACGACGCGCACTCCACGTCGCCGACCACGGCCTTCGCACTCTCCCGGCTCGCCGACCCGGACACGCTGCACCACACGCCGATCGGCGTCTTCCGCAACATCGAACGCCCGGTCTACGACACGCTCATGGCCGACCAGCTCGACACCGCCATCGAGCAGAACGGCAAGGGCGACCTGGCCGCGCTGCTCGCCGGCGGCGACACATGGACGGTCGTCGGCTAG
- a CDS encoding 2-oxoacid:acceptor oxidoreductase subunit alpha, whose protein sequence is MTSQVSSEAEQADGAVVGEQRKAAGDKDVRRLDRVIIRFAGDSGDGMQLTGDRFTSETASFGNDLSTLPNFPAEIRAPAGTLPGVSSFQLHFADHDILTPGDAPNVLVAMNPAALKANIGDVPRGAEVIVNTDEFSKRAMQKVGYATSPLEDGSLDGYSVHPVPLTTLTVEALKEFDLSRKDAGRSKNMFALGLLSWMYHRPTEGTEKFLRAKFAKRPEIAEANIAAFHAGWNFGETTEDFAVSYEVAPAAQAFATGTYRNISGNLALSYGLIAAGRQADLPLYLGSYPITPASDILHELSKHKNFGVRTFQAEDEIAGIGAALGAAFGGSLAVTTTSGPGVALKSETIGLAVSLELPLLIVDIQRGGPSTGLPTKTEQADLLQAMYGRNGEAPVPIVAPKTPADCFDAALEAARIAVTYRTPVFLLSDGYLANGSEPWRIPEIDELPDLRIQFASGANHTEADGTEVFWPYKRDPRTLARPWAIPGTPGLEHRIGGIEKQDGTGNISYDPANHDFMVRTRQAKVDGIVVPDVEVDDAGGDADTLVLGWGSTYGPITAAVRRLRAAGESVAQAHLRHLNPFPRNLGDVLARYDKVVIPEMNLGQLATLIRARYLVDAVSYNQVNGMPFKAEQLATALKEAIDG, encoded by the coding sequence GTGACCAGCCAGGTCAGTAGCGAAGCCGAGCAGGCCGACGGGGCTGTCGTCGGAGAGCAACGCAAGGCCGCAGGTGACAAGGACGTGCGGCGTCTGGACCGGGTGATCATCCGCTTCGCGGGAGACTCCGGTGACGGTATGCAGCTCACGGGTGACCGGTTCACCTCGGAGACGGCGTCCTTCGGCAACGACCTGTCGACGCTGCCGAACTTCCCCGCCGAGATCCGCGCGCCCGCAGGAACACTGCCGGGCGTGTCGTCCTTCCAGCTGCACTTCGCCGACCACGACATCCTGACGCCGGGCGACGCCCCGAACGTTCTGGTGGCGATGAACCCGGCGGCGCTGAAGGCGAACATCGGTGACGTGCCGCGCGGCGCCGAGGTCATCGTCAACACCGACGAATTCTCCAAGCGCGCCATGCAGAAGGTCGGTTACGCGACCTCCCCGCTGGAGGACGGCTCCCTGGACGGCTACAGCGTGCACCCGGTGCCGCTGACCACGCTGACCGTGGAGGCCCTCAAGGAGTTCGACCTCTCCCGCAAGGACGCGGGGCGCTCGAAGAACATGTTCGCGCTCGGGCTCCTTTCGTGGATGTACCACCGGCCGACCGAGGGAACCGAGAAGTTCCTTCGCGCCAAGTTCGCCAAGCGCCCGGAGATCGCCGAGGCGAACATCGCGGCGTTCCACGCGGGGTGGAACTTCGGCGAGACCACCGAGGACTTCGCGGTCTCCTACGAAGTCGCCCCGGCCGCCCAGGCGTTCGCGACCGGCACCTACCGCAACATCTCCGGCAACCTGGCCCTCTCGTACGGCCTGATCGCGGCGGGCCGACAGGCGGATCTGCCGCTCTACCTGGGCAGTTACCCCATCACGCCCGCCTCGGACATCCTGCACGAGCTGTCCAAGCACAAGAACTTCGGTGTGCGGACCTTCCAGGCCGAGGACGAGATCGCGGGCATCGGTGCGGCACTGGGCGCGGCCTTCGGCGGCTCGCTCGCCGTGACGACGACCTCCGGTCCCGGTGTGGCGCTCAAGTCGGAGACCATCGGCCTGGCCGTCAGCCTCGAACTGCCGCTGCTGATCGTGGACATCCAGCGCGGCGGGCCGAGCACGGGTCTGCCGACGAAGACCGAGCAGGCCGACCTGCTCCAGGCGATGTACGGGCGCAACGGCGAGGCGCCGGTGCCGATCGTGGCGCCGAAGACCCCGGCGGACTGCTTCGACGCGGCGCTGGAGGCGGCCCGGATCGCGGTGACGTACCGGACGCCGGTGTTCCTTCTCTCCGACGGCTACCTCGCCAACGGCTCGGAGCCCTGGCGCATCCCCGAGATCGACGAACTGCCCGACCTGCGGATCCAGTTCGCCTCCGGGGCCAACCACACCGAGGCCGACGGCACCGAGGTGTTCTGGCCGTACAAGCGCGATCCGCGGACCCTGGCCCGACCGTGGGCGATCCCGGGCACGCCGGGTCTCGAGCACCGGATCGGCGGCATCGAGAAGCAGGACGGCACGGGCAACATCTCGTACGACCCGGCCAACCACGACTTCATGGTCCGCACCCGTCAGGCGAAGGTCGACGGGATCGTCGTGCCCGACGTGGAGGTCGACGACGCCGGCGGGGACGCCGACACGCTGGTCCTCGGCTGGGGTTCGACGTACGGGCCGATCACCGCTGCCGTGCGGCGGCTGCGCGCCGCCGGTGAGTCCGTGGCGCAGGCCCATCTGCGCCACCTCAACCCGTTCCCGCGGAATCTGGGCGACGTCCTCGCGCGTTACGACAAGGTGGTGATCCCCGAGATGAACCTCGGTCAGCTCGCCACGCTGATCCGGGCGCGGTATCTGGTGGACGCAGTCTCGTACAACCAGGTCAACGGAATGCCGTTCAAGGCCGAGCAGCTCGCCACGGCTCTCAAGGAGGCCATCGATGGCTGA
- a CDS encoding response regulator transcription factor, which translates to MRVVIAEDSVLLREGLTRLLTDRGHDVVAGVGDADALIKTITDLAAQDTLPDVVVADVRMPPTHTDEGVRAAVYLRHQHPGLGVLVLSQYVEEQYATELLAGSSRGVGYLLKDRVAEVREFVDAVVRVADGGTALDPEVVAQLLGRSRKQDVLAGLTPREREVLGLMAEGRTNSAIARQLVVSDGAVEKHVSNIFLKLGLSPSDGDHRRVLAVLTYLNS; encoded by the coding sequence GTGCGGGTGGTCATCGCCGAGGATTCAGTGCTGCTCAGGGAGGGCCTGACCCGGCTGCTGACCGACCGCGGGCACGACGTGGTCGCCGGCGTGGGAGACGCCGACGCCCTGATCAAGACGATCACCGATCTCGCGGCGCAGGACACGCTGCCCGACGTGGTCGTCGCCGACGTGCGGATGCCGCCGACCCACACCGACGAAGGCGTGCGCGCCGCCGTGTACCTGCGTCACCAGCACCCCGGCCTCGGGGTCCTGGTCCTTTCGCAGTATGTCGAGGAGCAGTACGCCACCGAACTGCTCGCCGGTTCGAGCCGCGGCGTGGGCTATCTGCTCAAAGACCGGGTCGCCGAGGTGCGGGAGTTCGTCGACGCCGTGGTGCGGGTGGCGGACGGCGGCACGGCGCTCGATCCGGAGGTCGTCGCGCAGCTCCTCGGCCGCAGCCGCAAGCAAGATGTGCTCGCGGGGCTTACTCCGCGCGAACGTGAGGTACTCGGCCTGATGGCCGAAGGACGGACCAACTCGGCGATCGCCCGGCAGCTCGTCGTGAGCGACGGTGCCGTCGAGAAGCACGTCAGCAACATCTTCCTGAAGCTCGGTCTTTCGCCGAGTGACGGGGATCACCGCCGTGTGCTTGCGGTCCTCACCTATCTCAACTCATGA